The following DNA comes from Parcubacteria group bacterium ADurb.Bin159.
GCGCCTTTTGGGCCGTCGTTAAATCAAAGAATTGATAAAGAAAAAGTAAAAGAAGCAGCAGCAGAACTGGGCTTTAAATTAGAAAAAGAATGGGAAGCTGGTCCTTATCATTGGAGCTTGCTTTTCAAAAAAGGATGAAGATTAAAATTTATAATTCTTTGATTTTCTTTTCTCCCTAATTTAAAACGAACAATTATTGAGTTTTTAGGGAGAATTTTTTTTACTTTATCCGCCCATTCAATAATAATAATTGCATCTTTTTTTCTTAAATAATCGTCAATACCAATCATTTTCAGCTCTTTAGCCGATTTAAGGCGCCAGCCGTCAATATGAACAAAATATTTTATTTTTTTGTTTTTTTTTATAGAGTAAATTTGCATTAAAATAAATGAAGGGCTGGTGATTTTTTCTTTAATGTTTAATCCTAATGCCATCCCTTG
Coding sequences within:
- the tsaE gene encoding tRNA threonylcarbamoyladenosine biosynthesis protein TsaE, which produces MVITNSSQQTKKLGAQFAKNLKGGEIIGLIGTLGSGKTTFTQGMALGLNIKEKITSPSFILMQIYSIKKNKKIKYFVHIDGWRLKSAKELKMIGIDDYLRKKDAIIIIEWADKVKKILPKNSIIVRFKLGRKENQRIINFNLHPFLKSKLQ